The proteins below come from a single Nitrospiraceae bacterium genomic window:
- a CDS encoding alkaline phosphatase D family protein: protein MNMWIVPGAPLLDGRGWRIWCSQKGEGSFVPPAVAVRQGGTTVPVHSEWKLLPPLSGLKRRMGIMSVRLQNSPPPQGAIFEIQVGTNNDAEVQTFSWSTLPQSVTDKGVTCLFSSCFWQNNDRDGYYRAGIRELKILCQPHFKMLIGDQVYLDWPLYWDIADKEAIQLFGKRYRQYWEDEQYREVLQLNPNFITCDDHEYWNDYPEKQKHLIQAWDDSHRNIYGPVADQLYYQYQQCLNPDEARWYSFVIDPVSFFITDTRSTRGECRDNGAGHFILDDQWQALEDWQQGLQGPGVLVLGQPLFQKDGNYKDHSLSNFKEDYARLWRVLERSLGGKNRQGVPHDILILSGDIHTGRYAEAHGPFPDAPYGVPEFIASPAAMISPGNTRPEAPPQRIRVKPNAQGGESVWNIDPQKHVEIMTIQNNVGIVRMFPGSQVGGTPRVRFELELWRLPAKRLELDWDEVPPPQGVGGPLACVFKKELLLR, encoded by the coding sequence ATGAATATGTGGATTGTTCCGGGTGCCCCGTTGTTAGATGGGCGGGGCTGGCGGATTTGGTGTTCGCAAAAAGGGGAAGGCAGTTTTGTTCCACCCGCTGTTGCAGTCCGACAAGGTGGTACCACGGTTCCCGTTCACTCTGAATGGAAGCTGTTGCCGCCATTATCAGGGCTGAAACGACGGATGGGGATAATGTCCGTGCGGCTACAAAACTCCCCGCCACCCCAAGGTGCAATCTTTGAGATCCAGGTAGGAACTAACAATGACGCCGAGGTTCAAACGTTTTCCTGGTCGACCCTTCCTCAGAGCGTTACGGATAAAGGGGTCACGTGTCTCTTTTCCTCCTGTTTTTGGCAGAACAACGACCGGGATGGATATTACCGCGCAGGCATAAGGGAGTTGAAAATATTATGTCAGCCGCATTTTAAAATGCTGATTGGGGACCAGGTCTATCTTGACTGGCCTCTTTATTGGGATATTGCTGATAAGGAGGCGATTCAACTTTTTGGAAAACGATATCGGCAATATTGGGAAGACGAACAGTACCGGGAAGTCCTTCAGCTCAACCCAAATTTTATCACGTGTGATGATCATGAATATTGGAACGATTATCCTGAAAAGCAAAAACATTTGATTCAGGCATGGGATGATTCCCATCGCAATATCTATGGTCCTGTTGCTGATCAACTCTATTATCAATATCAGCAATGCCTGAATCCTGATGAAGCCCGCTGGTATTCTTTTGTGATCGATCCGGTTTCCTTTTTCATTACCGATACTCGATCCACTCGGGGGGAGTGCCGCGACAATGGAGCCGGACATTTCATTTTGGACGATCAATGGCAAGCACTGGAAGACTGGCAACAAGGGTTGCAGGGGCCTGGCGTGCTGGTATTAGGTCAACCTCTTTTTCAAAAGGACGGGAATTACAAAGATCATTCTTTGTCTAATTTCAAGGAAGATTACGCTCGTCTCTGGCGCGTGCTTGAGCGGAGTTTAGGCGGAAAGAACAGGCAGGGAGTGCCACACGACATTTTGATCCTTTCGGGGGATATTCACACCGGCCGATATGCTGAAGCACATGGTCCTTTCCCCGATGCGCCGTATGGTGTGCCGGAATTCATCGCCTCTCCCGCTGCGATGATTAGTCCGGGTAATACTCGACCGGAGGCGCCTCCTCAACGAATTCGGGTCAAGCCGAATGCCCAGGGCGGTGAATCTGTCTGGAATATTGATCCACAGAAACATGTCGAGATCATGACCATTCAGAACAATGTCGGTATTGTGCGGATGTTTCCCGGCAGCCAGGTTGGAGGAACGCCACGAGTGCGATTCGAGCTGGAATTGTGGCGATTGCCGGCTAAGCGCCTTGAATTGGATTGGGATGAAGTCCCTCCTCCTCAAGGAGTAGGAGGTCCATTAGCGTGTGTCTTTAAGAAGGAGTTGCTGCTTCGTTAG
- a CDS encoding YihY family inner membrane protein, which yields MLDQVLRYCQHDVWKEDVNALTGVRQFGVKALRLVLVAVAEFQESFLSIRATSLVYTTLLSLVPFLAVTFSVLKAFGIHQKIQPILAQALDPLGPKGIEITTNIIQFVDNMKVGVLGAVGIAGLFYTTYSLIEKIEEALNSIWRVDAGRPLARRVTDYLSVVLVGPVFVFTAFGLTASAQSHWLVQKILEVQPLGHLMVVLTNLLPFFFMCLVFTFIYKFLPYTKVNFNSALIGGVTAGLLWQVAGLAFASFVVGTGRYSAIYSGFAVLILFLIWLYVGWLIVLAGAQVAYYHQHPSAYLLHLGRKHQTPLFREYLTLSLLTHITRRFLSGKPPLRAEQLARAQGVPLTLVESLMDDLVKGQMVVKGDKPKGLVLAQAPENIPVVEVLRVVQHQPHGGPQAFTVGSDSISRVLIRRDAAVEAALEGMTLRDLVRRQPEVLEEENGMDHAQSQDPGGAFHPESEGEACGPSDFLQEATQADPSVVRKGRVRS from the coding sequence ATGCTTGACCAAGTATTGCGATATTGCCAGCATGACGTGTGGAAGGAAGATGTCAATGCGTTAACTGGTGTTCGCCAGTTCGGCGTCAAAGCTCTGCGTCTGGTATTGGTGGCGGTCGCCGAATTTCAGGAAAGCTTCCTGAGTATTCGAGCCACCAGTTTGGTCTACACCACTCTCCTCTCCCTGGTTCCGTTTTTGGCCGTTACCTTTTCGGTCCTCAAGGCCTTCGGCATTCATCAAAAAATCCAACCGATTCTGGCGCAAGCGTTGGATCCTCTCGGCCCCAAAGGAATTGAGATTACCACGAATATCATCCAGTTTGTCGACAACATGAAAGTCGGGGTCTTGGGAGCTGTGGGGATTGCGGGACTGTTTTATACCACGTACTCCCTGATTGAAAAAATTGAAGAGGCCTTGAACTCGATTTGGCGGGTTGATGCAGGGCGTCCGCTGGCCAGAAGGGTCACCGATTATTTAAGTGTCGTCCTTGTGGGTCCTGTGTTCGTCTTTACGGCCTTCGGACTCACAGCCTCGGCGCAAAGTCATTGGCTTGTCCAAAAAATTCTGGAAGTGCAGCCGCTTGGGCATCTGATGGTCGTGCTCACCAATCTGCTGCCCTTCTTTTTTATGTGCCTGGTGTTTACGTTTATCTACAAGTTTCTGCCCTATACCAAAGTCAATTTTAATTCAGCGCTGATCGGGGGGGTAACGGCAGGACTGCTCTGGCAAGTGGCCGGATTGGCGTTTGCATCATTTGTCGTCGGGACAGGACGGTATAGCGCCATATACTCAGGCTTTGCCGTGCTTATCCTCTTTCTCATTTGGCTTTACGTCGGGTGGCTTATTGTGCTGGCAGGGGCTCAAGTTGCCTATTATCATCAGCATCCATCCGCATACCTCTTACATTTGGGTCGAAAGCACCAGACTCCACTCTTTCGAGAATACCTCACCCTGTCCTTGCTCACCCATATTACCCGCCGGTTTTTATCGGGGAAGCCGCCTCTCAGGGCAGAGCAGTTAGCCCGCGCACAAGGTGTGCCTCTTACGTTGGTGGAATCGCTCATGGATGATTTGGTGAAAGGGCAGATGGTCGTGAAAGGCGATAAACCCAAAGGGTTGGTATTGGCGCAGGCTCCAGAAAACATTCCGGTGGTCGAGGTGTTACGAGTGGTGCAGCATCAACCCCATGGCGGGCCCCAGGCATTTACCGTGGGTTCAGATTCCATTAGTCGGGTCCTTATTCGCCGGGATGCGGCGGTAGAAGCTGCGTTAGAAGGCATGACGTTGCGGGATTTAGTACGACGTCAACCTGAAGTCCTTGAAGAAGAGAACGGAATGGACCATGCTCAGAGTCAGGATCCCGGTGGGGCTTTTCACCCCGAGTCGGAGGGCGAGGCTTGCGGTCCTTCAGACTTCCTCCAAGAAGCCACACAAGCCGATCCTTCTGTCGTCAGGAAAGGGAGGGTAAGGTCATGA